gcctaaatatggttcccaatcagagacaacgataaacacctgcccctgattgagaaccacttcagacagccatagactatgctagaaaaccccactaagccacaatcccaatacctacgaaaaacccccaagacaaaacacaccacataccaaaacccatgtcacaccctggcctgaccaaataaagaaagaaaacacaaaatactaagaccagggcgtgacagaacccccccccccccaaggtgcggactcccggccgcacacctaaacccataggggagggtccgggtgggtgtctgtccacggtggcggctccggcgcgggacgtggaccccactccaacaaagtcttagtccatcttccttgcgtccttagataggcgaccttcgccgccgaccttggcctagtagtcctcaccaaggaccccaagggcagctcggaactgaggggaagctcggcactgaggggaagctcggcactgaggggaagctcggcactgaggggaagctcggcactgaggggaaactcggcactgagaggaagctcggcactgagaggaagctcaggcaggtagttggctctggcagatcctggctggctggcggttctggcagatcctggctgactggcggatctggaagagtctggctgactggcggatctggaagagtctggctgactggcggaactgaaagagtctggctgactggcggatctggaagatcccggctgactggcggatctggaagagtctggctgactggcggatctggaagatcctggctgactggcggatctggaagatcctggctgactggcggatctggaagagtctggctgactggcagatcctggctgactggcggatctggaagatcctggctgactggcggatctggaagagtctggctgactagcggacctggaagagtctggctgactggcggatcctggcagactgacggctctggctgctccatgctgactggcggctctggctgctccatgctgactgacggctctggctgctccttgcagactggcggatctggctgctccatgcagactggcagctctggcagctccttgcagactggcagctccttgcagactgacagctctggctgctccatgcagactggcatctctggctgctccatgctgactgacggctctggctgctccatgctgactgacggctctggctgctccatgcagactggcagctctggcggcttcttgcagactgccagctctggcggcttcttgcagactggcagctctggcggcttcttgcagactggcagctctggcagcttcttgcagactggcagctctggcggcttcttgcaaactggcagctctggctgctccatgtagactggcagctctggcagctccttgcagactggcagctccttgcagactgacagctctggctgctccatgcagactggcagctctggctgcgctgaacaggcaggagactccagcagcgctgttgaggaggaaggctctggcagcgctaaacaggcgggagactccggcagcgctggagaagaggaaggctctggcagcgctggagaggcgggagactccggcagtgctgtAGAGGAGAAAAGCTCTGGCatcgctaaacaggcgggagactccggcagcgctggagaggggaaaagctctggcagcgctggacaggcgaagcgcactgaaggcctggtgcgtggtgctggcactggtggtactgggccgaggacacgcacaggaagcctggtgcggggagctgccaccggagggctggtgtgtggaggtggcacaggatgggctggaccgtgaaggcgtactggagatcttgagagcagggctagcacaggacgtgcaaggctagggaggtgcacaggaggcctggtgcgtgaggctggcacaatcttcaccagccgactaacacgcacctcaggacgagtatggagcgctgacccaggtgtcaTTAAATCCCGACACGCTCTGTCGGGTGAATTACATgcctaaagcaccaacacagcaactccctcgtaactctctcctccattttccccattaactccttcacagcctctgcttcgctcacctccaacactggctctggttctggtctcctccttggctcctcacgataaacagggggagttggctcaggtctgactcctgactctgccacactctccctgtgccccctcCCCAAGACATTTTTGAGGCTGACTCTCGGTCTTccttccacgccgccgtgcttgtttctccaactccattctcctgtaaccctcttcgcactgctccagcgaatcccaggcgggctccggcactctccctgggtcgaccgcccacctgtctatttcctcccaagtcttATACTCCAGaccttgttgctcctgctgccactgcctgtcaccacgccgcttggtcctgttgtggtgggtgattctgtaacggttttctttatgcgaaagagagtcggaccaaaatgtggcgtggctattgagattcatgtttaatgaaaacaactaaacacaaacactacaaaaacaagaaacgtaacacgaaaaccgaaacagccaacgataaacacctgcctctgattgagaaccacttcagacagccatagactatgctagaaaaccccactaagccacaattcCAATACCTACggaaaaccccaagacaaaacacaccacataccaaaacccatgtcacaccctggcctgaccaaataaacaaagaaaacacaaaatactaacaccagggcgtgacaatgtgtgtcttttaacccagtctttatgtgtgtcttttaacccagtctttgtgtcttttaacccagtctttatgtgtgtcttttaacccagtctttatatgtgtcttttaacccagtctttatgtgtgtcttttaacccggtctttatgtgtgtcttttaacccggtctttatgtgtgtcttttaacccagtctttatgtgtcttttaacccagtctttatgtgtgtcttttaacccaatctttgtgtgtcttttaacccagtctttatgtgtcttttaacccagtctttatgtgtctTTTAACCCGGTCTTTGTGTGTCTTTTAACCCGGTCTTTGTGTGTCTTTTAACCCGGTCTTTATGTGTGTCTTTTAACCCGGTCTTTATGTGTcttttaacccagtctttatgtgtctTTTAACCCGGTCTTTGTGTGTCTTTTAACCCGGTCTTTGTGTGTCTTTTAACCCGGTCTTTATGTGTGTCTTTTAACCCGGTCTTTATGTGTCTTTTAACCCGGTCTTTGTGTGTCTTTTAACCCGGTCTTTATGTGTGTCTTTTAACCTGGTCTTTATGTGTGTCTTTTAACCCGGTCTTTATGTGTCTTTTAACCCGGTCTTTGTGTGTCTTTTAACCCAGTATTTTTGTCTTTTAACCCGGTCTTTGTGTGTCTTTTAACCCGGTCTTTATGTGCCTTTTAACccggtctttgtgtgtgtgccagtgtatgTCTTGTATGGTGTTTGTGTCTTTTAAGTTGCTGTTTCAACACACAAGGAAGTGTGTGTGGCTGGGAGGGAAAGCTGTATAGGGCTCTGTTATTTTTAGCAACTGCGGGTCAAAGTAATAACTCTGAGTCTTCCAGCACTAACCACTCTTTCTTCGATCCACAACCACTATGGGCATCCCGCCCTAACCCACCACCCAACCCAGCCTCAACCAGTATCCAGCCTCACACATGTCTAATTACAGCTTtacaaacacacgtacacaatGTCAAAACCACTCACCACTGCTAATTAAAGATGACACACAGACACCTTAAGGCTCTACTGGGCTGTACTGAATTACAAGTGTACCCCCCCTAACCCCCGTCCCCCAAGCAAATCCCTTTCATACATATGTTCACTCTTTCCAAAAACTCCACTCCACACCCATTGGCCCCGCAGACTAAATAGAGCATGTGGTTCCTGAGGCCAGGACCAAAGAAAATGGAGCAGCAGCTGCAGGAGAGGAAACGCTGCTCTCACTGTTCATGAAGGACTCTCATACAGGAGGAGTATGTGACAAGGCTAGCACTGTGCATTCAGAGTCATGTACAATGGCCCTATCTATAGAAAATAATGTTATGGCTTTGGGACTAAgagactggctgggcctggcttcccagtttcaatcagaattagtttttccccacaaaaggacgtattacagacagaaatactcctcagcaccgaAGCTTATGGTAGttaaatgaacattcaattctctggctctggtggacattcctgcaggcatcatgccaattgcacactccctcaaaacttaagacatctgtggcattgtgttgtgtgacaaaactgcacattttaaagttacCTTTTATTGtcgccagcacaaggtgcacctgtgcaatgatcattccgtttaattagcttcttgacatgccacacctgtcaggtggatggattatcttggcaaaggagccAAGTGCAAAACATTTTTAGAGAAAtaaagctttttgtgcgtatggaacatttctgtcaTGTTTTATCTCTTTTtttcagctaatgaaacatggaaccaacactttacatgttgcctttatcgttttgttcagtgtatatacattttttgttgatGTAGTGGTTAGCAAGTGGGGTCGGGCATTTTAGTAACCCTGTTCCACTGCTACATAGCTTAACGTTGAATACAGTATCAAATAAGTTCTATTTGAATGTGTGATGCTACCATTACAGCAACTGACCTGTAATTGAATATTCACATGCAACTCCAACTTTAATGCTTCTCTTCCATTGCTTTCAATGCTCTTATCTTGGCTCAAGAACAAGTCATgcacacatatcccaactaagcATTTCTATCCCTAATAAAACCACGCAAAATAATATATTAGGGAGGGATGGCAACCCAGAATTTTACTGTGGCATTGTACCATGATGCAGAGTACCAGTCAGGGAACACTAATGCCAACCATTCATACTGTTGCCCCTGAAACCCAGTTGCTAGGAGACCCTGTCCCACCATCTGCTGCTATTGAAATAGAGCAGGAGGTCCAGGCACATCCGAGAGCCCGGTGATGATAACCAGCTGAGGCTAATACCCTCTTCAGACATCCAATGTACAAAATGTCTAACTGCATCTATTTTTACACATTATGTACCAGCCTTAGAGAGTCCAGCAGATGTTGGGACAAATTATTTTGTCTCATGGGATAATAAATGCATGCATGAACAGTTGTCAGTTATGCAAGTTTCTCTGAAATCCATCTTAATGGTGCTATCCTAGCAGCTGGAAGGTCaaagcatacagtgccttcagaaagtattcacaccccttttccCCAAAAAATTGTGTTACAgtatgaatttaaaatggatcaattgagatttcatgtcactggcctacacacaataccccataatgtcaaagtcgaataattattttatatttttatattattacattcgattcattatttattttttctctccctttttctccccaatttcgtggtatccaattggtagttacagtcttgtctcatcgctgcaactcccgtacggactcgggagaggcgaaggttgagagctgtgagtcttccaaaacacaacccaaccagcttcttgacacaatgcccatttaacccggaagccagccgcaccaatgtgtcggaggaaacaacgTACACTTGGCGACcttgtcagcgtgcactgcgcctggcccgccacaggagccgCTAGTGTGCGATGGGATAAGgtcatccctgccggccaaaccctcccctaacccggacgatgctgggccaattgtgcgccgccccatgggtctcccggtcacggccggctgcgacagagcctggactcaaacccagaatctctagtggcacagctagcactgcgatgcagtctCTTAGACCCccgtgccactcgggaggcccactgtttgtttattttttattttttaacaaattaattaCAAATGAGCAGCTGAAATGTTTTCAGTTAAtaggtattcaacccctttgttatttttattttatgtgcttaacaagtcatataagttgcattgactcactctttgtgcaataatagtctttaccatgatttttgaatgactacctcatctctgtaccccacacatacaattatagtTGAGCACTGAATTTCAaagacagattcaaccacaaagaccagggaagtgttccaatgcctcgcaaagggcacctaCTGCTAGGTGGGTAAaagaaaaaaagcagacattgaatatccctttgagcttggtgaagttattcattacgctttggatggtgtatcaataaaccCATTCACTACAGAGATACCGGCATCCTTCctaagttgccggagaggaaggaaacagctctgggatttcaccatgaggcaaatggtaactttaaaacagttacagagtttaatggctgtgaggatgcatcaacaacattgtagttactccacaatactaacctaaatggcaGAGTGAAAAGAAGTTTGTGTGTAcagaaatattccaaaacatgcatcctgtttgcaatgaggcactaaagtaaaactgcaaaaaatgtgtcaaagaaagGAACTGTCTGTTCTGAATACAAAGCcttatgtttgtggcaaatccaacaAGACATCACTGAATATCACTTCATatgttcaagcatggtggtggctgcatcatgttattggtatgcttgtcatcagcaaggattaagatgtttttttgtttaaaaataaacagaaaagaGCTAAACACaggtaaaatcctagaggaaacccttcttcagtctgctttccaacagacactggaagacaaattcacctttcagcaggacagtaacctaaaacacatgtactgtatatactggagttgcttaccaagacgacattgaatgtacctgagtggcctagttacagttttgacttagatCGGCTTGGAAATTATCAACAAACAACTTGACAGaccttgaagaattttaaaaagaataatgcgcaaatattgtacaatccaggtgtctTAGAGACTTAgagactcttagagacttaccccaaAAAACTctcggctgtaatcgctgccaaaggtgattctaacatgtattgactcacttatgtaaattagatctttctgtatttcattttcaatgtgcaaatatttctaaaaacatgttttcaatttaTCATGATGGGGTGGTGtctgtgcatgtgcgtgtgtgaatGTGGGTAAGAAAgaaatattgaatccattttgaatccaggttcaacaaaatgtgtaataagtcaaggggtatgaatactttctgaaggcactgtatgtacaataCAATGACCCTGGTTGCCAGATCTGTTTCTGTTTTAGCCAGCTCATTtgtggtttttatttattttatttaactaggcaagtcagttaagaagtaattcttatttacaatgacggcctaccggcgaacagtgggttaactgccttgttcaggggcagaacgacagatttttaccttgtcagctcgggggatttcaTCCAGCAACCATTCAGCTACTGGCCccatgctctaaccacgaggctacctgtgGTTGTTGTCATCTCAAAAGCCAAAGGGGTTGGCTAAAGTACAAGACTAGCAACCAGGTGAGTATAAAACATACTTTGGCCTCTGTTTCAGATCGATCAAATGAGAATCTTTATTGAgtctccatactgtatatttcCATCAATTTTCCTTCCTTTgcaaaatactttttttcttattttttctctctccaaaTAGTAAAAAAGTAGGAAATCTAACTGTCCAAGGGGCCCCAAGACAGACAGCAGAGCATAGACTAAAATAATCATCAATtgaataaataaaacattgaatATGGCTATTTACATGGTGTAATACTGTTTATCATTACATAATAATGCACATGTTCATAGTGAATATACAGCTATTAACATTGTAATTGTCGCAACCAAACAATGCATTATCTCACAGAGAAAGGCCAAGGTTCGACAGTGGCTCTCGGCCAATCACAATCTTTCATTCGGCAACTTCCTGATACTAGCAATCAATCGCAAGGTCCATTGTTTGGTCAACTTATTGTTGATGGGAGTCTTTGGTTGTTGTGCTGGGATGTGTGACACCCTCTGATTGGGTATTCTGTGGCTTTCGATTGGTTCTCCTGTTTCAGACTGTAGAAAGTCCATTTTAAATGTTGTAATTCTCAAATATTATaaaatcaacaacaaaacaaataagCAAGGAGGCAGTGGAGGATGCAAACCCAGGTAAACAGAGAACCACCAGTTCACAACCATCAgtctgtgtgaggtgtgtgttagaAGTTGCAGCTCTAGGATCAGCTTTCCCTCTCcatatcctaaccttaacctctggGGGGATGGGGGGTGACACaacactgacttcagatcagcGTCTAGGAAAGGGGCACTTCACATGCCTAATTTCCTCATCAGTTTGCATCACCTTCATGTCTGCATTGCTTTGAGACTGTTGACATGTAAACCTTGTGCAACCTGGGTTCCTCTCACACACTGCCATTACTAAAACATTCACAGAGGGTGGTAATAGCACACCCAGATCGGCAAAGGGATGACAACTTGAATGACACCTCCTTTTTAAGATTGCTACCATTGGAAGTGAGGGAGGAACCAACAAAGCTACTACCTTTTAACAAGGGGGGAAAAGGGGATTGTCCCCAAACAATACCAAATAAATTAACAAATATATCCATAGCTTAAACACATGCTCGAATAAAAAAACTAAGAACAGCAAAGATGAACAATCAAGCAGTATTAGATTTATGACAATCTGTTTCAAACTCAATCCCGAACGATAAGGTGCTGATTTGGTTGAAAGGAGTTTTGGACGATTTCAGGCTTCAAGAAGTCTGGTGATTCTGGTTGGTTGGTGTCTTCCATGAGTCTGCCCATCATAGAGATACTATACAAtgattctaattcctaattcaaTGGAGTCCATTGAaacatagtaaccaaaaaatgcaTTAATGTGGAAGGATCCATGTAGGGTAGTGAGGGTGATTGCAGGTAAAAAACGGAATGTTGAACAGAATTTCACCTCATTGTAGGGTTAGTGGGTCTTGGGGGGTTGGAGGGGTCCATTCTTGTCTGTCCATTACCATGGTCATTGTTCATCTCATTCATTCCCCAGAGAGACCATAACCTATGACCTATAACCCTTAACCTGTGGGCTCCTGTCCACCCTGAGGCCTGGAAAAGCTTCAGCATGCAGAGTGAATACAAACACACGTCTCTgtgcaactgtgtgtgtgtgtttgtgcatatcTGTATATGCTTTAGACTGGAGATTATCATTCTGgtaaacacacatgcacgcacactcgcgcacacacaccattacactgTGTATTGTGGGAGTACATGAGCTGTGTCTCAGGTGAATAGGGCCATGTGGATGAGCTAGCAGTAAGCCCCCTCAGTCCCAGCCATTGTCCTTGATCATGTGGGCCAGCTCGATAATGAACTTCCCCTCCTTGTACTTCTGACTGCTCTCAAAGGCATGCtcctgcagagagaaagagagacacactggagcatttctatttatttattttttattttacctttatttaaccaggcaagtcagtaaagaaccatttcttattttcaatgatggaacagtgggttaactgccttgtcagctcgggggtttgaacttgcaaccttgcggttactagtacaacgctctaaccactaggctaccctgccgccccacacacTGGAGCATTGTCGTGAATGTGAACAGTGTGATTTTCTATCTGGGGTAATCTCCCTTTCTTGTTATTTTATACGTAATCCTAATAAAATACGTAGTGTGCGTGTGACGTAGAGTGCTTGTATGTGCATATGCatgggtgagagtgtgtgtgtttgtgtgcttatCATCCCCCTGTTGATGGGTGTACTAGGTCGGCAGCAGCACTTTTGGCCCCTTGACAGTGCTGGAGCATTAGGCCTCGTGGAGGATATTAATAACATCACACAGATGGCAACACCATAAAACACTACAAGGCCACGTACCACCCGGGTCTCTCTCACTGACCTCCACACACCCAGATAGTTACCCCACAAAGCGAAGCCAGGGACACCAGCAATGTGGGGCATTTGTTTATCATGTCTATAGATGTGTTATACACCTGCATGTCTAGAGATCTGTTTGTGGGGGATTCCTATGTAATTAGCTACTTACGTATTTCCAGCCCAGCGTAGTTTTACAGTTTTCACAGTAGATATCAGCCACCGCGTGAAGCCCTGTCAACAGAACCCTCTCTTCTGCTGGTCCACACCCCACGTTCACCctgagacagagagcaagaggagtgTGATAAATGGAGAGAAAGGTgaagaaaataaaatgtaaaaaatagagAGTGGTGGCAAAGTGATAAAATGGGGGTTTGATTTGGAGAATAATAAAAATAGGCTCAAGTACTTACACTGAGTTGAAGAGGTAAGCTCGACCTTGACTTCCTTGGAAGGACTGgatgagagacaaagagagagggagaacaggatGAGAAAAGTCACAATCCTATCACAGGAGTAGACATtaatggactgttgtttttcCCACCTGTTTTCCACAGCGATGCATCAAGGCAGACACATGGCATCACTCACGTTCCTAAAACAAAGGTATCCCATTCTCTATCCCATTAACAACATCTCAATGATATGCTAACATGGTATTGTTTTTCCACTTATATGGTATGTACCgtacatacctacctacccacttATATGGTATGTACCGTACATACCGTACGTACCTACCTAGCCACTTATATGGTATGTACCGTACATACCTACCTATACCGTAAGTACCTACCTAGCCACTTATATGTTATGTACCGTACATACCTACCTATACCGTATGTACCTACCTAGCCACTTATATGGTATGTACCGTACATACCTACCTATACCGTACGTACCTACCTAGCCACATATGGTATGTACCGTACATGCCTACCTATACCGTACGTACCTACCTAGCGACTTATATGGTATGTACCATACGTACCTACCTAGCCACTTATATGGCATGTACCGTACATACCTACCTATACTGTACGTACCTACCTAGCCACTTATATGGTATGTACCGTACATACCTACCTATACCGTACGTACCTACCTACCCACTTATATGGTATGTACCGTACATACCTACCTATACCGTATGTACCTACCTAGCCACTTATATGGTATGTACCGTACATACCTACCTATACCGTACGTACCTACCTAGCCACTTATATGGTATGTACCGTACATACCTATCTATACCGTACGTACCTACCTAGCCACTTATATGGTATGTACCGTACATACCTACCTATACCGTACGTACCCACCTAGCCACTTATATGGTATGTACCGTACATACCTACCTATACCGTACGTACCTACCTACCCACTTATATGGTATGTACCGTACATACCTACCTATACCGTACGTACCTACCTAGCCACATATGGTATGTACCGTACATGCCTACCTATACCGTACGTACCTACCTAGCCACTTATATGGTATGTACCATACGTACCTACCTATACCGTACGTACCTACCTAGCCACTTATATGGTATGTACCGTACATACCTACCTATACCGTACGTACCTACCTACCCACTTATATGGTATGTACCGTACATACCGTACGTACCTACCTAGCCACTTATATGGTATGTACCATACGTACCTACCTAGCCACTTATATGGCATGTACCGTACATACCTACCTATACCATACGTACCTATCTATACCATACGTACCTACCTATACCGTACGTACCTACCTACCCACTTATATGGTATGTACCGTACATACCGTACGTACCTACCTAGCGACTTATATGGTATGTACCATACGTACCTACCTAGCCACTTATATGGCATGTACCGTACATACCTACCTATACCGTACGTACCTACCTAGCCACTTATATGGTATGTACCGTACATACCTACCTATACCGTACGTACCTACCTAGCCACTTATATGGTATGTACCGTACATACCTACCTATACCGTACGTACCTACCTACCCACTTATATGGTATGTACCGTACATAACGTACGTACCTACCTAGCGACTTATATGGTATGTACCATACGTACCTACCTAGCCACTTATATGGCATGTACCGTACATACCTACCTATACCGTACGTACCTACCTAGCCACTTATATGgcatgtactgtacatacctaCCTATACCGTACGTACCTACCTAGCCACTTATATGGTATGTACCGTACATACCTACCTATACCGTACGTACCTACCTACCCACTTATATGGTATGTACCGTACATACCGTACGTACCTACCTAGCCACTTATATGGTATGTACCATACGTACCTACCTAGCCACTTATATGGTATGTACCGTACATACCTACCTATACCGTACGTACCTACCTAGCCACTTATATGGTATGTACCGTACATACCTACCTATACCGTACGTACCTACCTAGCCACTTCTATGGTATGTACCATACATACCTTTAACCTATATCAATTCAAGCTTTTAACGACAACGTATTTTCAACGACGACAAAGGAGTTCACAGGAGACACATAATACAAGCCTTTTGATAGGCCGAGTCAGAGTTTTGCCCTACCATATGGCCATAGAAAAAACAGCCCTGAGGGAGAAGGCTTTACGATTGGCTGCTTTTGCCAAGCTGGTAGTGTGTGTCGCAATGTGACATGTGTGTAGCTCCGTAGCCACCAGGAGCCTGGGTGGatctgtgtggtgtgtatggtggGGGGATGGatctctgtggtgtagtgtggggGATGGATCTCTGTGGTGTGTATGGTGGGGGGATGGAtatctgtggtgtagtgtggggGATGGAGCTATATGGTATGGGGTGGTCCTATGTAGCTCAGTTGCTAGAGCATGGAGCTTTGCAATGGCAGGACAGTGGGTTTGATTCACAGGCCAGGACCACCCATAAAATGTACatacgcatgactgtaagtcgctttggatttGACAGCGCTGATGTGGTAGTGTGGTACTGTGGCGGGTGGTGTAGTGTCATGTATGGGGTGGTGTGGAGCTGTGCTGTATGTGTGGTGTTTGGTGTGGAGCTGT
Above is a genomic segment from Oncorhynchus masou masou isolate Uvic2021 chromosome 12, UVic_Omas_1.1, whole genome shotgun sequence containing:
- the LOC135550784 gene encoding protein yippee-like 1, with product MTRSKTFQAYLPNCHRTYSCIHCRAHLANHDELISKSFQGSQGRAYLFNSVVNVGCGPAEERVLLTGLHAVADIYCENCKTTLGWKYEHAFESSQKYKEGKFIIELAHMIKDNGWD